The following coding sequences lie in one Glycine soja cultivar W05 chromosome 16, ASM419377v2, whole genome shotgun sequence genomic window:
- the LOC114391208 gene encoding binding partner of ACD11 1-like isoform X1, which yields MQVTETRTVQVKQLSDLAGVREIHEFFSFSGEIEHVEILSEDGKSKTAYVTFKDPKALEIALLLSGATIVDQVVKITPAENYVPNREMQEVRVVENAINVVPSENSENVSSNIEEGIASPTNRRIYLSRAQDAVTNMLAKGSAIRQDAVNKAKAFDEKHQLTANASAKVISFDKRVGLTEKLTVGIAAMNQKVKSVDQRLQVSDKTMAAIIAAERKINDTGSAVKTSRYVTAGTAWFNGAFSKVAKAGHVASSKTREKFHLAVSNLTSKEPSVAAA from the exons ATGCAGGTAACTGAG ACGAGGACTGTTCAAGTTAAGCAGCTTTCAGATCTAGCTGGTGTAAGAGAGATTCACGAGTTCTTCTCCTTTTCTGGAGAAATCGAGCATGTTGAGATCCTGAG TGAAGATGGGAAATCAAAGACTGCATATGTGACATTTAAAGATCCCAAAGCACTTGAAATTGCATTATTATTATCG GGAGCAACAATAGTAGACCAGGTTGTGAAGATAACTCCAGCTGAGAACTATGTACCAAATCGTGAGATGCAG GAAGTAAGAGTGGTGGAAAATGCTATAAATGTTGTTCCTTCTGAGAATTCTGAGAACGTCTCCTCAAATATTGAG GAGGGGATAGCCAGCCCCACCAATAGAAGAATCTACCTTAGTAGAGCACAAGATGCAGTTACAAATATGCTGGCGAAAGGTTCAGCAATAAGACAAGATGCAGTGAACAAAGCTAAAGCATTTGATGAAAAGCATCAATTGACTGCCAATGCATCTGCAAAGGTCATTTCTTTTGACAAGAGAGTTGGACTGACGGAGAAATTGACAGTAGGCATCGCTGCAATGAACCAGAAAGTCAAGTCTGTGGATCAGAGGCTTCAGGTGTCAGATAAAACAATGGCAGCAATAATTGCAGCTGAGAGGAAGATAAATGACACTGGATCAGCTGTCAAAACAAGCAG ATATGTGACTGCTGGAACAGCATGGTTCAATGGTGCTTTTAGCAAGGTGGCAAAGGCTGGACATGTTGCAAGTTCTAAAACTAGAGAAAAATTTCATTTGGCTGTTTCAAACTTGACATCAAAG GAACCGTCAGTGGCTGCTGCATAG
- the LOC114391208 gene encoding binding partner of ACD11 1-like isoform X2, with amino-acid sequence MQTRTVQVKQLSDLAGVREIHEFFSFSGEIEHVEILSEDGKSKTAYVTFKDPKALEIALLLSGATIVDQVVKITPAENYVPNREMQEVRVVENAINVVPSENSENVSSNIEEGIASPTNRRIYLSRAQDAVTNMLAKGSAIRQDAVNKAKAFDEKHQLTANASAKVISFDKRVGLTEKLTVGIAAMNQKVKSVDQRLQVSDKTMAAIIAAERKINDTGSAVKTSRYVTAGTAWFNGAFSKVAKAGHVASSKTREKFHLAVSNLTSKEPSVAAA; translated from the exons ATGCAG ACGAGGACTGTTCAAGTTAAGCAGCTTTCAGATCTAGCTGGTGTAAGAGAGATTCACGAGTTCTTCTCCTTTTCTGGAGAAATCGAGCATGTTGAGATCCTGAG TGAAGATGGGAAATCAAAGACTGCATATGTGACATTTAAAGATCCCAAAGCACTTGAAATTGCATTATTATTATCG GGAGCAACAATAGTAGACCAGGTTGTGAAGATAACTCCAGCTGAGAACTATGTACCAAATCGTGAGATGCAG GAAGTAAGAGTGGTGGAAAATGCTATAAATGTTGTTCCTTCTGAGAATTCTGAGAACGTCTCCTCAAATATTGAG GAGGGGATAGCCAGCCCCACCAATAGAAGAATCTACCTTAGTAGAGCACAAGATGCAGTTACAAATATGCTGGCGAAAGGTTCAGCAATAAGACAAGATGCAGTGAACAAAGCTAAAGCATTTGATGAAAAGCATCAATTGACTGCCAATGCATCTGCAAAGGTCATTTCTTTTGACAAGAGAGTTGGACTGACGGAGAAATTGACAGTAGGCATCGCTGCAATGAACCAGAAAGTCAAGTCTGTGGATCAGAGGCTTCAGGTGTCAGATAAAACAATGGCAGCAATAATTGCAGCTGAGAGGAAGATAAATGACACTGGATCAGCTGTCAAAACAAGCAG ATATGTGACTGCTGGAACAGCATGGTTCAATGGTGCTTTTAGCAAGGTGGCAAAGGCTGGACATGTTGCAAGTTCTAAAACTAGAGAAAAATTTCATTTGGCTGTTTCAAACTTGACATCAAAG GAACCGTCAGTGGCTGCTGCATAG